From one Candidatus Methylomirabilota bacterium genomic stretch:
- a CDS encoding ABC transporter ATP-binding protein yields MSSETVSQGRTRVEVRDLTKTFSATGGRPVPAVASVSFDVRDKEFVALVGPSGCGKSTVLNMIAGLIPPTAGEIRLDGLQHAGVPPQVGYVFQKDTVFPWRTVRRNIGLGLEYRGVPAPERERRVREAIGLVGLEGFEDAFPATLSGGMRQRVALMRTLVVEPEILLMDEPFGALDTHTKLRLQAQLLELWLARRQTVIFVTHDLAEAITLSDRIIVLTSRPGRVKLIHAVKLPRPRDVIRLRESDEYAHEFSTLWHVLGEEFAKAETDPR; encoded by the coding sequence ATGTCTTCAGAGACGGTGAGTCAGGGCCGCACCCGGGTCGAGGTCCGGGACCTCACCAAGACGTTCAGCGCGACGGGCGGCCGCCCCGTGCCCGCGGTGGCCTCCGTCTCCTTCGACGTGCGGGACAAGGAGTTCGTGGCGCTGGTCGGCCCCTCGGGGTGCGGCAAGTCCACGGTGCTCAACATGATCGCCGGCCTCATCCCGCCGACCGCAGGGGAGATCCGCCTCGACGGGCTCCAGCACGCCGGCGTGCCCCCCCAGGTGGGCTACGTCTTCCAGAAGGACACGGTGTTTCCATGGCGCACGGTGCGCCGAAACATCGGCCTCGGCCTCGAGTATCGGGGCGTCCCGGCGCCCGAGCGCGAGCGGCGGGTGCGGGAGGCCATCGGGCTGGTGGGGCTCGAGGGCTTCGAGGATGCATTCCCGGCCACGCTGTCGGGTGGGATGCGGCAGCGCGTCGCGCTGATGCGGACGCTGGTCGTGGAACCCGAGATCCTGCTCATGGACGAACCGTTCGGGGCCCTGGATACCCACACCAAACTCCGCCTCCAGGCCCAGCTCCTCGAGCTGTGGCTGGCTCGGCGGCAGACCGTGATCTTCGTCACCCACGACCTGGCCGAGGCCATCACGCTGTCGGACCGGATCATCGTGCTGACCAGCCGCCCCGGCCGAGTCAAGCTGATCCACGCCGTCAAGCTGCCGCGCCCGCGCGACGTGATCCGTCTCCGGGAGAGCGACGAGTACGCCCACGAGTTCAGCACGCTCTGGCACGTTCTGGGCGAGGAGTTCGCCAAGGCGGAGACCGACCCGCGGTGA
- a CDS encoding ABC transporter substrate-binding protein: protein MPRPCSRDYTRREFLRAAGALGAAGTVLGSAPRRVAAQPKRPIPITASHSVSTFVYAQHLVAREKKFFEDEGVTVDKGFIVPGGGAKVVQALAAGQAMFALGDSNHPLKISERGKEGVILFATDTRCSYANIVARKELYDAGLTGVEKLGTMKRPGGGKWIIAATAIGSGTHVYGTYVLEQYKGPDGKPLNSGVEWVGGGASTTMLGGLKAGKFDAIMAVPEWLWAAEDQGFGKAIYSVLDERVWTQVFGGPLPVTVGYCLRETLERAPDAVQGYVTACYRAQKWIQKSPEGEIFELLHKPYMDTFSRDEVLKSIRYYRGIFDWDFLVDEKEYNQVLKIFLATKVIEKEIPFAKAVDMSFVRKAHQKG from the coding sequence ATGCCCAGGCCATGCTCACGGGACTACACCCGGCGAGAGTTCCTGCGGGCGGCGGGCGCGCTCGGGGCCGCCGGTACCGTGCTGGGGTCGGCGCCCCGCCGGGTGGCCGCGCAGCCGAAGCGCCCGATCCCGATCACCGCCTCCCACAGCGTGTCGACATTCGTCTACGCCCAGCACCTGGTCGCCAGGGAGAAGAAATTCTTCGAGGACGAGGGCGTCACCGTCGACAAGGGCTTCATCGTCCCCGGCGGCGGGGCCAAGGTCGTGCAGGCCCTGGCGGCCGGCCAGGCCATGTTCGCGCTCGGCGACTCCAACCACCCGCTCAAGATCTCCGAGAGGGGCAAGGAGGGCGTCATCCTCTTTGCCACCGACACGCGCTGCTCCTACGCCAACATCGTCGCCCGCAAGGAGCTCTACGACGCCGGGCTCACCGGCGTCGAGAAGCTCGGCACCATGAAGCGGCCGGGCGGCGGGAAGTGGATCATCGCGGCCACCGCCATCGGCTCGGGGACCCATGTCTACGGCACCTACGTGCTGGAGCAATACAAGGGGCCTGATGGGAAGCCGCTCAACAGCGGCGTGGAGTGGGTCGGCGGTGGCGCATCCACGACGATGCTGGGCGGGCTCAAGGCCGGGAAGTTCGACGCCATCATGGCTGTTCCGGAGTGGCTGTGGGCGGCCGAGGACCAGGGGTTCGGGAAGGCCATCTACAGCGTCCTCGACGAGCGGGTCTGGACCCAGGTGTTCGGCGGGCCCCTGCCCGTCACCGTCGGCTACTGCCTGCGGGAGACCTTGGAGCGCGCCCCGGACGCCGTCCAGGGCTACGTGACCGCCTGCTACCGGGCCCAGAAGTGGATCCAGAAGTCCCCGGAGGGCGAGATCTTCGAGCTCCTGCACAAGCCGTACATGGACACCTTCTCGAGAGACGAGGTCCTGAAGTCGATCCGCTACTACAGGGGGATCTTCGACTGGGACTTCCTGGTCGATGAGAAGGAGTACAACCAGGTCCTCAAGATTTTCCTGGCCACCAAGGTCATCGAGAAGGAGATCCCGTTCGCGAAGGCCGTCGACATGTCGTTTGTCCGGAAGGCGCACCAGAAAGGGTGA
- a CDS encoding YicC/YloC family endoribonuclease, protein MGGIAMGLIASMTGYGRAEARGARLAVVVEARSLNHRFLEVGVKLPRGFAVHEAELRQVAQSRLARGRVDISVAPRRIAGSASVVRTDSALGAEYLRGARALADALALPLSLTLVDLLRLPGVLTVEEAEEDDGESGLLVKEAAQQAIDDLVRMRLAEGAALAADLAAHLDALETWAADLARRLPAALQRTQERWRARVRALLDDVPIEPARIAQEAATAAAKSDVAEELARIASHTAQFRALLTAGGPIGRQLDFVVQELHREVNTIAAKADDTELIAGTLEARALIERLREQVQNVE, encoded by the coding sequence ATGGGTGGAATCGCGATGGGCCTCATTGCCAGCATGACGGGGTACGGCCGGGCCGAGGCCCGTGGTGCGCGCCTGGCCGTCGTGGTCGAGGCCCGCTCGCTCAATCATCGTTTTCTCGAGGTGGGGGTCAAGCTTCCTCGCGGGTTCGCGGTCCACGAGGCAGAGCTCCGCCAGGTCGCCCAGAGTCGCCTGGCCCGGGGTCGCGTCGACATCTCGGTCGCGCCCCGGCGGATCGCCGGGAGCGCCAGCGTCGTTCGGACGGACTCGGCCCTGGGGGCCGAGTACCTCCGGGGCGCGCGGGCGCTGGCCGATGCGCTCGCGCTTCCCCTGAGTCTGACCCTCGTCGACCTTCTCCGGCTGCCGGGCGTCCTCACGGTCGAAGAGGCCGAAGAGGACGACGGCGAGAGTGGCCTCCTCGTGAAGGAGGCCGCCCAGCAAGCGATCGACGACCTCGTGCGAATGCGCCTTGCCGAAGGCGCGGCGCTGGCCGCCGACCTCGCGGCTCATCTGGACGCCCTCGAGACCTGGGCGGCGGACCTCGCGCGCCGCCTGCCGGCGGCCCTCCAGCGGACCCAGGAGCGCTGGCGGGCGCGGGTCCGGGCGCTGCTGGACGACGTGCCCATCGAGCCTGCCCGGATCGCCCAGGAGGCCGCGACGGCGGCGGCCAAGAGCGACGTCGCCGAGGAGCTCGCCCGGATCGCCTCGCACACGGCGCAGTTCCGCGCGCTCCTGACCGCCGGCGGGCCGATCGGACGCCAGCTCGACTTCGTCGTCCAGGAGCTGCACCGGGAGGTGAACACGATCGCCGCCAAGGCGGACGATACCGAATTGATCGCGGGGACACTCGAGGCCCGGGCCCTGATCGAGCGCCTCCGCGAGCAGGTCCAGAACGTCGAGTGA
- the gmk gene encoding guanylate kinase, whose product MLIVVSAPSGAGKTSLCREIRKRVANLSYSISHTTRAPRPGEVDGLDFHYVSEPVFRQMVERGEFAEWAQVHGNFYGTAAHPLEEALDRGEDILLDIDTQGARQLRARYPQGLYVFVVAPSLKELELRLQERKSDAPQEIARRMARATEEIAAWREYDYLIVNRYLDEAVRQLQCIIEAERCRTSRIRLWLPDLDGGATLPSSE is encoded by the coding sequence ATGCTCATCGTGGTCTCGGCGCCCTCGGGCGCGGGAAAGACGTCGCTGTGCCGCGAGATCCGCAAGCGCGTCGCGAATCTGAGCTACTCGATCTCGCACACCACCCGCGCGCCACGGCCCGGCGAGGTGGACGGCCTCGACTTCCACTACGTCTCCGAGCCGGTCTTCCGGCAGATGGTGGAACGCGGCGAGTTCGCCGAGTGGGCGCAGGTGCACGGGAACTTCTATGGCACCGCCGCCCATCCCCTCGAGGAGGCCCTCGACCGCGGCGAGGACATCCTGCTCGACATCGACACCCAGGGCGCGCGCCAGCTGCGGGCCCGTTATCCCCAGGGCCTCTATGTGTTCGTCGTGGCGCCATCCCTGAAAGAGCTGGAGCTCCGGCTGCAGGAGCGGAAGTCCGATGCGCCCCAGGAGATCGCCCGACGGATGGCCCGCGCCACCGAGGAGATCGCGGCCTGGCGCGAATACGACTACCTGATCGTCAACCGCTACCTCGACGAGGCGGTGCGCCAGCTCCAGTGCATCATCGAAGCCGAGCGGTGCCGCACCTCTCGGATCCGGCTGTGGCTGCCGGATCTGGACGGGGGCGCGACGCTTCCGAGCTCGGAATGA
- the rpoZ gene encoding DNA-directed RNA polymerase subunit omega, with translation MSFPPLEKCLEKVSNRYLLVVLSAKRSRQLNRGSLPQVETKRKKWTSVALEEVIAGKARPKRAEEPKPDTEATSGA, from the coding sequence ATGTCGTTCCCACCCCTGGAGAAGTGTCTGGAGAAGGTCAGCAACCGGTACCTGCTCGTGGTGCTCTCCGCCAAGCGGAGCCGCCAGCTCAACCGCGGGAGCCTCCCGCAGGTCGAGACCAAGCGAAAGAAGTGGACCAGCGTGGCTCTCGAGGAGGTCATCGCCGGGAAGGCCCGCCCCAAGCGGGCCGAGGAGCCGAAGCCCGACACCGAGGCGACCTCCGGGGCGTGA
- the coaBC gene encoding bifunctional phosphopantothenoylcysteine decarboxylase/phosphopantothenate--cysteine ligase CoaBC, with translation MTLAGREVVLGVTGSIAAYKAAYLLRELRRLDLGVTVVMTQHAREFVAPLTFRTLSGRPVLSDLFDPQEPAAVEHVALAERADLVLVAPATAHALARAALGLADDFLGTLLLAARAPLLLAPAMDGAMWHHPTVQTHVATLRARGATVLDPAHGELASGLTGLGRFPEIPDIVETAVGLLWPTRDLVGDHVLVTAGPTREPVDPVRYLSNRSSGRMGYALATQARRRGAEVTLVTGPTSLTPPAGVRVIPIETAEEMREAVRHAVGPATVVIKAAAVGDYRAARPAAAKIRSKQEGLVLELAQNPDILKELGQVKGSRFLVGFAAETVDLQASARSKLEAKGVDLIVANDVSRSDIGFDVEENQVVMLDRWGGLVELGRRPKLEVADAILDRIQALRRSAMSARTSS, from the coding sequence ATGACGCTGGCCGGGCGCGAGGTCGTCCTCGGCGTCACCGGCAGCATCGCCGCCTACAAGGCCGCCTACCTGCTCCGGGAGCTGCGCCGCCTCGACCTCGGGGTCACGGTGGTGATGACGCAGCACGCCCGGGAATTCGTGGCCCCGCTGACGTTCCGGACGCTTTCCGGGCGCCCCGTGCTGTCAGATCTCTTCGATCCCCAGGAGCCGGCCGCGGTCGAGCATGTCGCGCTGGCGGAGCGGGCCGATCTCGTCCTGGTTGCCCCGGCGACGGCGCACGCCCTGGCTCGCGCGGCCCTCGGGCTGGCCGACGATTTCCTGGGGACGCTGCTCCTGGCCGCCCGCGCCCCCCTCCTGCTCGCGCCGGCCATGGACGGGGCGATGTGGCACCACCCGACCGTCCAGACCCACGTGGCGACCCTGCGGGCGCGGGGCGCGACGGTGCTGGACCCCGCCCACGGTGAGCTCGCCTCGGGCCTGACGGGGCTCGGCCGGTTCCCGGAGATTCCCGACATCGTCGAGACGGCAGTCGGCCTTCTCTGGCCCACCCGGGACCTCGTCGGCGACCACGTCCTGGTGACCGCGGGTCCCACCCGCGAGCCGGTGGACCCGGTGCGCTACCTCTCGAACCGCTCGTCCGGCCGGATGGGGTATGCTCTCGCGACTCAGGCCCGACGGCGGGGAGCGGAGGTCACCCTCGTCACGGGTCCGACCAGCCTGACGCCGCCCGCCGGCGTCCGGGTCATCCCGATCGAGACGGCCGAGGAGATGCGGGAGGCCGTGCGGCATGCGGTCGGGCCGGCGACGGTCGTGATCAAGGCGGCGGCCGTGGGTGACTACCGCGCCGCGCGACCGGCCGCTGCCAAGATCCGCTCCAAGCAAGAAGGGCTCGTGCTCGAGCTGGCCCAGAATCCCGACATCCTGAAGGAGCTCGGGCAGGTCAAGGGCTCGCGCTTCCTGGTGGGATTCGCCGCCGAGACGGTCGATCTTCAGGCCAGTGCCCGGTCCAAGCTGGAGGCCAAAGGGGTCGACCTGATCGTCGCCAACGACGTGAGCCGCTCGGACATCGGGTTCGACGTCGAAGAGAACCAGGTCGTGATGCTGGATCGATGGGGCGGCCTCGTCGAGCTCGGGCGCCGGCCCAAGCTCGAGGTCGCCGACGCGATCCTGGACCGGATCCAGGCGCTCCGGCGGTCGGCGATGTCGGCCCGGACCTCCTCGTGA
- a CDS encoding uracil-DNA glycosylase, which produces MSDAPRLLAEAAHALADHLRFHQALGVRSLPLRGEHLAGAAAALRRLEVAIAGCTRCKLSRGRSTIVFGHGDPGARLILIGEGPGEEEDRQGKPFVGRAGQLLTKMLESVGITRDEVYICNIVKCRPPGNRNPEPEEIASCAPFLAGQLAAIRPGVVAALGTFAAQTLLRTKEPIGRLRGQLHGYGAAVLVPTFHPAFLLRNPGPAYRRLAYEDMKLIRREYDRVRGAPPAAPA; this is translated from the coding sequence GTGAGCGACGCCCCGCGCCTGCTGGCCGAGGCGGCGCACGCGCTCGCCGATCATCTCCGCTTTCACCAGGCGCTCGGGGTCCGGAGCCTGCCCCTGCGGGGCGAGCACCTGGCGGGCGCGGCCGCCGCGCTGCGCCGGCTCGAGGTCGCCATCGCCGGGTGCACGCGCTGCAAGCTCTCCCGCGGGCGCAGCACGATCGTGTTCGGCCACGGCGACCCGGGCGCCCGCCTCATCCTCATCGGCGAGGGGCCGGGGGAGGAAGAGGACCGGCAGGGTAAGCCCTTCGTGGGGCGAGCCGGTCAGCTCCTCACCAAGATGCTCGAATCGGTCGGGATCACTCGCGACGAGGTCTACATCTGCAACATCGTCAAGTGCCGGCCGCCCGGCAACCGTAACCCCGAGCCCGAGGAGATCGCCTCGTGCGCGCCGTTCCTGGCCGGGCAGCTGGCGGCCATCCGGCCCGGCGTGGTCGCCGCCCTCGGGACGTTCGCCGCCCAGACCCTTCTCCGGACCAAGGAGCCGATCGGTCGGCTTCGCGGTCAGCTCCACGGCTACGGCGCGGCGGTGCTCGTCCCGACCTTTCACCCGGCGTTCCTTCTCCGGAACCCCGGTCCGGCCTACCGCCGGCTCGCCTACGAGGACATGAAGCTCATTCGGCGCGAGTACGACCGCGTGCGCGGCGCACCGCCCGCGGCCCCCGCGTGA